From a single Thiohalobacter sp. genomic region:
- a CDS encoding LysM peptidoglycan-binding domain-containing protein, producing the protein MKSTHPAKYFTVAALALGLAVGCASQQPKQEAPTSESSGPSAAVTQAIDGAKAAIKDAKAVEYIWRDTEKFLKQAEAAAAAGDEAKAIKLANKARDQARLAVEQYYIEKSKPMLAQLSRYSLNGDQKARRDAAAEALRNGEGKKAYDILSKLMAELKAASIEYTVVRGDSLWKISGKPEIYNNPYQWPLIYKANSAQIKDADLIYPGQTFSIDRNPSAADVDAAVHHAKTRGAWTLGEVEESDRAYLGGLSIR; encoded by the coding sequence ATGAAATCTACGCACCCCGCCAAGTATTTCACCGTTGCCGCCCTTGCCCTCGGACTGGCCGTCGGCTGCGCCAGCCAGCAGCCGAAGCAGGAGGCGCCCACATCCGAATCCAGCGGGCCGAGCGCGGCCGTGACCCAGGCCATCGATGGCGCCAAGGCCGCGATCAAGGACGCCAAGGCGGTCGAGTACATCTGGCGCGATACCGAGAAGTTCCTCAAACAGGCGGAAGCGGCTGCGGCGGCCGGCGACGAGGCCAAGGCCATCAAGCTGGCGAACAAGGCGCGTGACCAGGCCCGGCTGGCGGTGGAGCAGTACTACATCGAGAAATCCAAGCCGATGCTGGCGCAGCTGTCCCGCTACAGCCTGAACGGCGACCAGAAGGCGCGCCGTGACGCCGCCGCCGAGGCTCTGCGCAATGGTGAGGGCAAGAAGGCCTACGACATCCTCAGCAAGCTGATGGCCGAACTCAAGGCGGCCAGCATCGAGTACACCGTGGTGCGTGGCGACAGCCTGTGGAAGATCTCCGGCAAGCCCGAGATCTACAACAATCCCTACCAGTGGCCGCTGATCTACAAGGCCAACAGCGCCCAGATCAAGGATGCCGACCTCATCTATCCGGGGCAGACCTTTTCCATCGACCGGAATCCCTCGGCGGCCGATGTTGATGCTGCCGTGCATCACGCCAAGACCCGGGGTGCCTGGACGCTGGGCGAGGTCGAGGAATCCGATCGCGCCTATCTGGGTGGTCTGAGCATCCGTTGA
- a CDS encoding DUF4398 domain-containing protein, with product MRYLLLSALLLLLAACATAPVQEMSDARQAIASAEAAGAEQHAGAVLSRARALLERAERELSAGQYKAARQDAERARRAAIEAHELTREAAAGKE from the coding sequence ATGCGTTACCTGCTGTTGTCCGCACTGCTCCTGTTGCTGGCCGCCTGTGCCACGGCACCCGTGCAGGAGATGAGCGATGCCCGTCAGGCCATCGCCTCCGCCGAGGCGGCCGGCGCGGAACAGCATGCCGGCGCGGTGCTGTCGCGGGCGCGGGCGCTGCTGGAGCGGGCCGAGCGGGAGTTGTCCGCCGGACAATACAAGGCGGCGCGCCAGGATGCCGAGCGGGCGAGGCGTGCGGCCATCGAGGCGCACGAGCTGACCCGCGAGGCCGCCGCAGGGAAGGAATAA
- the arsC gene encoding arsenate reductase (glutaredoxin) (This arsenate reductase requires both glutathione and glutaredoxin to convert arsenate to arsenite, after which the efflux transporter formed by ArsA and ArsB can extrude the arsenite from the cell, providing resistance.), producing MSQEVVIYHNPRCTKSRQTLELLRERGIEPRIVEYLKTPPGEQEIARLLKLLGRSPRELMRRKESQYRALGLDDPTLEDATLIRAMHEHPRLIERPIVVRGDRAAIGRPPEQVLEIL from the coding sequence ATGAGTCAGGAAGTCGTCATCTATCACAATCCGCGCTGCACCAAGTCGCGCCAGACCCTGGAGCTGCTGCGCGAGCGAGGCATCGAACCGCGCATCGTCGAGTACCTGAAGACACCGCCCGGCGAGCAGGAGATCGCCCGCCTGCTGAAACTGCTGGGACGCTCGCCGCGCGAACTCATGCGACGCAAGGAGTCCCAGTATCGGGCGCTGGGACTGGACGACCCCACCCTGGAGGATGCCACCCTGATCCGGGCCATGCACGAGCACCCCCGGCTGATCGAGCGGCCCATCGTGGTCAGGGGCGACCGCGCCGCCATCGGCCGCCCACCCGAGCAGGTGCTGGAGATCCTCTGA